The proteins below are encoded in one region of Pangasianodon hypophthalmus isolate fPanHyp1 chromosome 6, fPanHyp1.pri, whole genome shotgun sequence:
- the LOC113534448 gene encoding uncharacterized protein LOC113534448 — protein MERIMMRTESELTMRNLRNLNQELQAQVKELKQKLHLSQQRATLCSRAAEEADMSRSEAEKNRTLAEARALESKRERDTAMADKVQLSEELHNLSKEHKNMQLLLAQTEKNYFEAMLKLERVSAEKQFLLEESKGLEDERNTLRQKFKELTDENAIIKEKEVSWRRKAAAAEEQSERAIKQQQQAEHESRLAKREKDKSVSECLSWREKHQALADILRAQEDLISQRQNKACQANIKSYFLCMTESDQRIKILKNCDGTPRNFTEGDPVYISTAQASDEDSEKSSGRTLLRVAAPTAGRDSGPTHFSELSLMGADPHDSSTLRRSRKVVEYFWIPTDQE, from the exons ATGGAGAGGATCATGATGAGAACTGAGAGTGAGCTTACCATGAGGAACCTTAGAAACCTCAACCAGGAACTACAGGCCCAAGTTAAAGAG TTAAAGCAGAAGCTGCATCTGAGCCAGCAGAGGGCGACTTTGTGCTCCAGGGCAGCAGAGGAGGCAGACATGTCACGAAGTGAGGCAGAAAAGAACCGGACACTAGCAGAGGCTCGGGCTctagagagcaaaagagagagagatacagcaATGGCTGACAAAGTACAACTCAGTGAAGAGCTGCACAATTTGAGTAAAGAG cacaaaaacatgcagctgCTTCTGGCacagactgaaaaaaattactttgaGGCCATGTTGAAACTGGAGAGGGTGTCTGCAGAGAAACAATTTCTCCTAGAGGAGAGCAAGGGTTTGGAGGACGAGAGGAACACACTACGGCAGAAATTCAAAGAGCTGACTGACGAGAATGCAATAATCAAAGAAAA GGAGGTCAGCTGGAGACGCAAGGCTGCTGCCGCTGAGGAGCAGAGCGAGAGAGCCattaaacagcagcagcaggctgAGCATGAGAGCAGACTGgccaaaagagagaaagacaaatcaGTTAGTGAGTGTCTCAGCTGGCGGGAAAAACACCAAGCTCTAGCAGACATCTTAAGAGCACAGGAGGACCTCATATCACAGAGGCAGAACAAAGCA tgcCAAGCAaacataaaaagctactttctTTGTATGACTGAAAGTGACCAGAGGATTAAGATCCTAAAGAACTGTGATGGAACTCCAAGAAACTTCACG GAAGGAGATCCTGTGTATATTTCAACAGCTCAAGCCAGTGATGAGGATTCAGAAAAGAGCTCAGGAAG GACCCTTCTCAGGGTCGCAGCTCCCACAGCAGGAAGAGACTCTGGACCCACTCACTTCAGTGAACTGTCACTGATGGGAGCAGATCCCCATGACAGCAGCACTCTGAGGAGAAGTAGAAAAGTGGTTGAGTACTTCTGGATTCCCACTGACCAAGAATAA
- the rnf141 gene encoding RING finger protein 141, with product MGQQISGQAVMGKLPEKLLKHAGLVRDSSYLTYEEFLANIAELNEVTAKLAVGQPKHLLFEVQPGSDASALWKVAVRIVCTKINKEDGMVEATRIMNLYQFIQLYKDITSQAAEVLAAEGSMECSSGQLSSAASCQASMWMGRVKQLTDEEECCICMDGKADLILPCAHSFCQKCIDKWSGQSRNCPICRIQLTAANESWVMSDAPTEEDIASYILNLADEAGHPHRP from the exons ATGGGCCAGCAAATCTCTGGCCAGGCTGTGATGGGCAAGCTTCCTGAGAAGCTACTCAAACATGCCGGATTAGTGCGAGATAGTAGCTATCTCACCTACGAGGAGTTTCTGGCCAATATAGCAGAGCTGAATGAAGT AACTGCTAAGCTGGCAGTTGGCCAACCAAAGCATCTCCTCTTTGAAGTTCAGCCCGGATCTGATGCGTCTGCTCTGTGGAAAGTGGCTGTGAGGATAGTGTGCACCAAG ATTAATAAGGAAGATGGTATGGTGGAAGCTACACGCATTATGAACCTGTATCAGTTTATTCAGCTCTACAAAGACATCACCAGCCAAGCAGCTGAAGTGCTGGCAGCAGAGGGCAGTATGGAGTGTTCCTCTGGACAACTTTCCTCTGCAGCCTCCTGCCAGGCCAGCATGTGGATGGGCAG GGTGAAGCAGCTGACGGATGAGGAAGAGTGCTGTATCTGTATGGATGGAAAAGCAGATCTTATTCTGCCCTGTGCGCACAGCTTCTGTCAGAAATGTATTGATAAGTG GAGTGGTCAGAGTCGAAACTGTCCCATCTGCCGGATCCAGCTGACGGCTGCCAATGAATCATGGGTAATGTCTGACGCACCTACAGAGGAGGACATAGCCAGCTACATTCTCAATCTAGCTGACGAGGCTGGCCACCCTCACAGACCTTAA
- the lyve1b gene encoding lymphatic vessel endothelial hyaluronic receptor 1b yields MMSRVHSALYSLLSLVLCTASLDLSQVQVYPEKGGISEVFIAQLKNQPYSFNATTAIDVCTSLGVSIATRAQVETAQSNGLQTCRYGWVMEKIAVIPRTEKNPNCGKNKVGIIVWATPPSRLFDVFCSSSTGQTKATTSTTPNMTTVSDGRTDAKTTSPSFFLSARLNESFLGSSPSLQPISTGFSTSVIPTIFSSTVAPMTTKSSQTTPPSTSLPSAGYQPSISSSFSTSFSSTDLSSHPFTNLSSATISSNETDKQPPSGKGFSFGAVPMACVILVAMLLMMAGTGTVWYFKNKRPHRLSSWQRICHKDMFETEMWKHTEQQHFNMQNDNENCGDDITLQMEDDTISS; encoded by the exons ATGATGTCCAGAGTACATTCAGCTTTGtattctcttctctctctggtGCTTTGCACAGCCAGTCTAGATCTCAGCCAGGTCCAAG TTTATCCAGAAAAAGGCGGAATCTCTGAAGTATTTATAGCCCAGCTCAAGAACCAACCATACAGCTTTAATGCCACTACAGCTATAGATGTATGTACAAGTCTAGGTGTTAGTATAGCCACCCGTGCTCAAGTGGAAACTGCGCAGAGCAATGGCTTACAGACCTGCAG ATATGGTTGGGTTATGGAGAAAATTGCTGTTATTCCTCGGACTGAGAAAAATCCAAACTGTGGCAAAAATAAAGTTGGAATCATTGTTTGGGCTACTCCTCCTAGCCGATTATTTGATGTGTTTTGCTCCAGTTCAACAG GTCAAACCAAAGCAACAACATCCACCACCCCAAATATGACGACAGTGTCTGATGGGAGGACTGATGCTAAAACAACCTCCCCATCgttctttctgtcagctcgGCTTAACGAAAGTTTCCTTGGTTCCTCGCCATCTCTACAACCCATTTCTACTGGTTTCAGCACCTCTGTGATACCTACAATATTTTCTTCCACTGTTGCCCCTATGACCACAAAGAGCTCTCAAACAACCCCACCTTCTACTTCCCTACCGAGTGCTGGATACCAGCCCTCCATTTCCTCCTCATTTTCTACTTCTTTCTCTTCTACAGATCTTTCCTCACATCCATTCACTAACCTTTCTTCTGCAACCATTTCGTCTAATGAAACAGATAAGCAGCCCCCTTCTGGAAAAGGATTTTCCTTTGGAG CAGTGCCCATGGCATGTGTCATCCTCGTTGCGATGCTCCTGATGATGGCAGGAACAGGAACAGTTTGGTATTTCAAGAA TAAACGGCCACACCGTCTTTCTTCATGGCAAAGGATTTGCCACAAAGATATGTTCGAGACTGAGATGTGgaaacacacagagcagcaaCATTTCAACATGCAGAATGACAACGAGAACTGTGGTGATGATATAACTCTCCAGATGGAAGATGACACAATATCGTCCTAA